From the genome of Cellvibrio japonicus Ueda107, one region includes:
- the treF gene encoding alpha,alpha-trehalase TreF → MQRILWLSLVLGLLVSCSIPTDRAGGGTAVRIDYASGLTDRENSMFKEIQLSGVFADSKTFVDSHPKLPLAEIAELYHVRQQQAGFDLAAFVHRYFELPPSIASGFVSDTSRPVEKHIDILWDVLTRQPDRQEAGTLLPLPYPYVVPGGRFREIYYWDSYFTMLGLQASKRWDLMEGMVNNFSHLIDTIGFIPNGNRTYYEGRSQPPFYALMVELLANKQGESVLLAHLPHLRREYEFWMEGAAKLSPAAPAHRRVVLLPDGSILNRYWDDIAAPRPESFREDYELAEAIGGNKRELYRHIRAAAESGWDFSSRWFKDGNGMASIHTTDIIPVDLNALVFNLERMLAHIYGLQGDQDQATHYYQLAEQRKQALLRYCWNAQQGFFHDYDYVAAQQTPVMSLAAVYPLYFSMVDQRTGDRVAEQIEAHFIQAGGVTTTLATTGQQWDAPNGWAPLQWLTIQGLRNYHHNSAAEQIKQRWIALNQRVYRNTGKLVEKYNVYDLDVAGGGGEYELQDGFGWTNGVLLHLLNESTP, encoded by the coding sequence ATGCAGCGGATATTGTGGCTGTCGCTGGTGTTGGGTCTGCTGGTGTCCTGTTCAATACCAACAGACAGGGCGGGCGGTGGAACAGCGGTACGGATAGATTATGCAAGCGGGTTAACTGATCGCGAAAACTCTATGTTCAAAGAAATCCAGTTGTCAGGCGTTTTTGCCGATTCAAAAACCTTTGTGGATAGCCATCCCAAATTGCCCCTGGCGGAAATCGCCGAGCTTTACCATGTCCGGCAACAGCAGGCGGGTTTTGACCTCGCCGCTTTTGTTCACCGGTATTTTGAGCTGCCGCCGAGCATTGCCTCCGGTTTTGTCAGCGATACCTCGCGCCCGGTGGAAAAGCATATCGACATTCTCTGGGATGTGCTCACCCGCCAACCGGACAGGCAGGAGGCGGGAACCCTGCTGCCCTTACCTTACCCCTATGTCGTTCCCGGCGGCCGCTTCCGCGAAATTTACTACTGGGACAGCTATTTCACCATGCTCGGTTTGCAGGCATCGAAGCGCTGGGATCTGATGGAGGGTATGGTGAATAATTTTTCACACCTGATCGACACCATCGGCTTTATTCCCAACGGCAATCGCACCTATTACGAGGGCCGCTCCCAGCCGCCTTTTTACGCCCTGATGGTGGAGTTGCTGGCCAATAAACAGGGTGAGTCGGTGCTGCTCGCGCATTTGCCGCATTTGCGCAGGGAATATGAATTCTGGATGGAGGGCGCCGCTAAACTTTCGCCCGCTGCACCCGCGCATCGCCGTGTGGTGCTGCTGCCGGATGGCAGCATACTCAATCGCTACTGGGATGATATAGCCGCGCCGCGCCCGGAATCCTTCCGCGAAGACTACGAACTGGCGGAAGCCATCGGCGGCAACAAGCGCGAGCTGTACCGCCATATTCGCGCGGCGGCAGAATCCGGCTGGGACTTCAGCAGCCGCTGGTTCAAAGATGGCAATGGCATGGCCAGCATCCACACCACCGATATTATCCCGGTGGATTTGAATGCGCTGGTCTTTAACCTGGAGCGGATGCTGGCCCATATTTATGGCTTGCAGGGCGACCAGGATCAGGCCACGCATTACTACCAATTGGCGGAGCAGCGCAAACAGGCGTTGCTGCGCTACTGTTGGAATGCGCAGCAGGGATTTTTCCACGATTACGATTATGTCGCCGCACAACAGACGCCGGTCATGTCGCTGGCGGCGGTTTACCCGCTTTATTTCAGTATGGTCGACCAGCGCACGGGCGACCGGGTCGCCGAACAGATAGAGGCGCATTTTATCCAGGCGGGCGGTGTGACCACGACCCTGGCGACCACAGGCCAGCAGTGGGACGCGCCCAATGGCTGGGCGCCGCTGCAATGGCTGACCATCCAGGGCCTGCGCAATTATCACCACAATTCAGCGGCGGAGCAGATCAAACAGCGCTGGATTGCACTCAACCAGCGCGTTTACCGCAACACCGGAAAGTTGGTGGAAAAATACAACGTCTATGACCTGGATGTGGCCGGCGGCGGTGGCGAATATGAATTACAGGATGGCTTCGGTTGGACCAACGGTGTCTTGTTGCACTTACTCAACGAAAGTACACCCTGA
- a CDS encoding DUF1993 domain-containing protein encodes MNPIPVFIRYLQQLQHMLRLMEAHTQGDCQLLGQQLHPHMLPLLAQVRTAANFAPRALCPLLGRERIGFENSDHSYAGLQQQLAETIQWLTQLPTEDITPACASISDKAGFQDLDLPAQEYLQQYALPNFFFHLGMAYAIARHAGVPLSKGDFDGYHQYPPGFSFV; translated from the coding sequence ATGAACCCGATACCGGTTTTTATTCGCTATTTGCAACAGCTGCAACACATGCTGCGCCTTATGGAGGCTCATACACAAGGCGACTGCCAACTGCTTGGGCAACAATTGCATCCCCATATGTTGCCGCTGCTTGCACAGGTGCGCACCGCCGCCAATTTTGCGCCGCGCGCCCTCTGCCCGTTACTCGGGCGTGAACGCATAGGTTTTGAAAATAGCGATCACAGTTATGCGGGATTGCAACAGCAGTTGGCAGAGACCATCCAGTGGCTGACACAACTCCCTACCGAAGACATAACACCGGCCTGTGCCAGCATCAGCGATAAAGCGGGTTTCCAGGACCTGGATTTGCCGGCACAAGAATATCTGCAGCAATACGCGCTACCGAATTTCTTTTTTCACCTGGGCATGGCCTATGCGATAGCGCGCCATGCCGGTGTTCCGCTCAGCAAGGGGGATTTTGATGGCTATCACCAGTATCCCCCCGGCTTTTCCTTTGTGTGA
- a CDS encoding HAD family hydrolase, giving the protein MLKAILFDHDGTLVDSEEVHYQLWREIMRAYAVDLSAEEYRDYYSGIPTAKNALDLTVRHQLPIDAPSLAAQKHQVTRDYIARTAFPLMPHADATVRRFAATGAQLAVVTGSTRNCVDATLAAYQWQPLFSTIVSSEDVSNNKPAPDSYLLALQRLGLSAQEAIAIEDTAHGLQAATRAGITCVAVRNAMSQSHDLSNAIQVFNHLQEAADWVVQHYRF; this is encoded by the coding sequence ATGTTAAAAGCGATTTTGTTTGACCACGACGGCACGCTCGTCGATTCCGAGGAAGTACATTACCAACTCTGGCGCGAGATCATGCGCGCTTATGCGGTAGACCTGAGCGCCGAGGAATACCGCGATTACTACTCAGGCATTCCCACCGCAAAAAATGCACTGGACCTGACTGTACGCCACCAGTTACCGATTGACGCACCTTCGCTCGCCGCACAAAAACACCAGGTCACGCGCGACTACATAGCGCGCACCGCCTTTCCACTTATGCCCCATGCCGATGCGACCGTGCGCCGTTTCGCCGCTACCGGCGCACAGCTCGCCGTGGTCACCGGCTCAACGCGCAACTGCGTCGATGCCACCTTGGCCGCTTACCAGTGGCAGCCACTGTTTAGCACCATTGTGAGCAGTGAAGATGTGAGCAATAACAAACCGGCTCCCGATAGCTACCTGCTGGCATTGCAGCGCCTGGGGCTCAGCGCGCAAGAGGCTATCGCCATCGAAGACACAGCGCACGGCCTGCAGGCGGCAACACGCGCAGGCATTACGTGTGTGGCGGTGCGCAATGCCATGTCACAGAGCCACGACCTGTCCAACGCGATCCAGGTATTTAACCATTTGCAGGAAGCGGCGGATTGGGTGGTGCAACATTACCGTTTTTAA
- a CDS encoding family 20 glycosylhydrolase, whose product MKVAGRISRSGWMALILGAVMGQGLAVGANAGNLTQAQLSQFARDAQLAFAPVSNFALGHGQFQAQLTLNNQSAIALPAGKGDWRIYIHSIRKLHENKVAGLQIKHVQGDLHALEPSADFTGLAAGASLEVPYSGGNWIVSYSDFMPRAFIAQPGLEAAVFANTDTEDLTRFVSPFVRPEQQLRFNAPTADAFPIVTSAGRYESNRAVNAIKPVEQLGIIPTPKSVKYRRGSIQLDGSWQIRYAGSLTSEARYLVAQLKAAGLELNSAADHIPAQGPVIRLALEPGGVSEAYHLSIGKEVIQIRGSDNAGAFYAVQSLLSLLPAQTAAQYTLPVVEVKDQPRFSWRGMHYDMGRNFHGKAVTLRLIEQMARYKLNKLHLHLTEDEGWRIEIPGLPELTEVGAFRCFDLTEQSCLLTQLGTGPHKSGSGNGYYSAEDFVEILKFAAARHIEVIPEIDMPGHARAAVKAMDARYHKLLKAGKKAEAEQFLLSDPADKSQYLTVQNYTDNSINVCLPSTYAFADKVVYELQQMYRKAGLKLNTFHMGGDEVGAGSWVESPACKTLFATQEGVAGPADLKPYFVSKLAAITHERGLALVGWEDGLMYDPNNTFNRKAFANERVLANAWDNIWEWGVADRAYRLANAGYQVILSAGTHLYFDHPHEAHPEERGYYWAARYTSPGKVFGFMPDNFYANADTTREGTPIDNLEALVGRSLPKLEKPENLLGMQGQVWSETIRTAQQLEQMIYPRLMSLGERAWHKAAWESNAPDTTARTADWAQFAHTLAKRDLPRLVQAGADLYLPPPGAVIESGQLLANTALPGLAIEFSLDKGASWQPWTAPVALTAEQSASVWLRSRLGDKTSRVSTL is encoded by the coding sequence ATGAAGGTAGCGGGTCGAATTTCCCGGTCGGGCTGGATGGCCCTGATCCTCGGGGCTGTTATGGGGCAGGGACTGGCGGTGGGGGCGAATGCCGGTAACCTCACCCAGGCACAGCTCAGCCAGTTTGCTCGCGATGCGCAACTGGCATTTGCACCAGTGAGCAACTTTGCCCTGGGGCATGGCCAATTCCAGGCACAGCTAACCCTGAATAACCAATCAGCAATTGCCTTGCCCGCTGGCAAGGGCGATTGGCGCATTTACATCCACTCCATCCGCAAGTTGCACGAAAACAAGGTTGCAGGTTTGCAAATCAAACATGTCCAGGGCGATTTACACGCATTGGAACCCAGCGCGGATTTTACCGGCCTGGCAGCCGGTGCCAGCCTGGAAGTGCCCTATTCAGGCGGTAACTGGATTGTGAGCTACAGCGATTTTATGCCGCGCGCGTTCATCGCCCAGCCGGGCTTAGAGGCGGCGGTATTTGCCAATACCGATACCGAAGACCTGACCCGTTTTGTGTCGCCTTTCGTGCGTCCGGAACAGCAATTGCGCTTTAATGCCCCCACGGCAGACGCTTTCCCCATAGTGACTTCCGCCGGTCGTTACGAAAGCAATCGCGCGGTTAACGCGATCAAGCCCGTGGAACAGCTCGGCATTATTCCTACGCCCAAGTCGGTGAAATACCGGCGCGGCAGTATTCAATTGGATGGCAGTTGGCAGATCCGCTACGCCGGCAGCCTGACCTCCGAAGCGCGCTACCTGGTGGCGCAACTCAAGGCGGCGGGGTTGGAGCTGAACAGTGCGGCAGACCATATCCCGGCCCAGGGGCCAGTGATTCGGCTGGCACTGGAACCGGGCGGGGTCTCCGAAGCCTATCACCTGAGTATTGGCAAAGAAGTGATACAGATCCGCGGCAGCGATAACGCCGGTGCTTTTTACGCGGTTCAGAGCCTATTGAGCCTGCTGCCTGCCCAAACGGCTGCCCAGTACACGCTGCCAGTGGTGGAGGTGAAGGACCAACCGCGCTTCTCCTGGCGCGGCATGCACTACGACATGGGCCGTAACTTCCACGGCAAGGCGGTCACCCTGCGCCTGATCGAGCAGATGGCGCGCTACAAGCTCAATAAGCTGCACCTGCACCTGACAGAAGACGAAGGCTGGCGTATTGAGATTCCCGGCCTGCCGGAGCTGACCGAGGTAGGTGCTTTCCGCTGCTTTGACCTCACCGAGCAGTCCTGCCTGTTGACCCAGTTGGGTACCGGCCCGCACAAATCCGGTTCGGGTAATGGCTATTACTCGGCAGAGGATTTTGTCGAGATTCTCAAATTCGCGGCGGCACGCCATATCGAGGTAATTCCCGAAATCGATATGCCCGGTCACGCCCGCGCTGCTGTCAAAGCCATGGACGCGCGCTATCACAAGTTGTTGAAAGCGGGTAAAAAAGCCGAAGCCGAGCAATTCCTGCTGTCTGATCCGGCGGATAAATCCCAATACCTCACGGTACAGAACTACACCGACAACTCCATCAATGTCTGCCTGCCCTCGACCTACGCCTTTGCCGACAAGGTGGTGTATGAGTTGCAGCAGATGTATCGCAAGGCCGGGCTCAAGCTCAACACCTTCCACATGGGCGGTGACGAGGTGGGGGCGGGCTCCTGGGTGGAGTCTCCCGCCTGTAAAACCCTGTTTGCGACGCAAGAGGGGGTTGCCGGCCCGGCAGACCTCAAACCCTATTTTGTCAGCAAGCTGGCGGCGATTACCCATGAGCGCGGCCTGGCGCTGGTCGGCTGGGAAGACGGCCTGATGTACGACCCCAACAATACCTTTAACCGCAAGGCGTTTGCCAACGAGCGGGTACTGGCCAATGCCTGGGATAACATCTGGGAATGGGGTGTGGCAGATCGCGCCTATCGCCTGGCGAACGCCGGCTACCAGGTCATCCTCTCGGCGGGAACCCATCTCTATTTTGACCACCCCCACGAAGCCCACCCGGAAGAGCGCGGTTACTACTGGGCGGCGCGCTATACCAGCCCGGGCAAGGTATTCGGGTTTATGCCGGATAACTTCTATGCCAATGCCGACACTACCCGCGAGGGCACACCGATTGATAACCTGGAGGCCCTGGTGGGGCGCTCCCTGCCCAAGCTGGAAAAGCCGGAAAACCTGCTGGGCATGCAGGGCCAGGTCTGGAGCGAAACCATCCGCACCGCCCAGCAGCTGGAGCAGATGATCTATCCGCGCCTGATGTCGCTGGGTGAGCGCGCCTGGCACAAGGCCGCCTGGGAATCGAATGCGCCGGATACAACTGCCCGCACCGCCGATTGGGCGCAGTTTGCCCATACCCTGGCCAAGCGCGATCTGCCCAGGTTAGTCCAGGCCGGTGCCGATCTTTACCTGCCGCCGCCGGGTGCGGTTATTGAATCTGGTCAGTTGCTGGCCAACACCGCTTTACCGGGATTGGCAATTGAGTTCAGCCTGGACAAGGGCGCCAGCTGGCAGCCCTGGACGGCCCCGGTTGCCCTGACGGCAGAGCAAAGTGCCTCGGTTTGGCTGCGCAGCCGTTTGGGGGATAAGACCAGCCGTGTCTCGACCCTCTAG
- a CDS encoding 5-formyltetrahydrofolate cyclo-ligase, whose translation MTDGDLRQPLRARLRARRRSLSPQEQQQAALLLVRQLLKMPQLLRAQHIALYSANDGEIDPEPLARQLWKMGKHTYLPVLRPDKPRELWFVAYGPDTPLTPNRFGIAEPDFRQAHRLPPHLLDMALMPLVGFDRQGTRLGMGGGFYDRTFAFKQQKPKGKPYLVGLAHSCQEEESLATASWDIPLFALATEQELILCAR comes from the coding sequence ATGACCGATGGGGATTTGCGCCAGCCACTGCGCGCCCGGCTCAGAGCCCGGCGGCGCAGCCTGAGCCCACAGGAACAACAACAAGCCGCCCTGCTGCTGGTGCGCCAGCTATTGAAAATGCCGCAGCTGCTGCGCGCCCAACATATCGCCCTCTATAGCGCCAATGATGGAGAGATAGACCCGGAGCCCCTGGCCCGGCAGCTCTGGAAAATGGGCAAGCACACCTACCTGCCGGTCTTGCGGCCGGACAAGCCACGCGAACTCTGGTTTGTCGCTTATGGGCCGGATACCCCCCTGACCCCCAACCGTTTCGGCATTGCCGAGCCCGACTTCCGCCAGGCCCATCGCCTGCCGCCACATTTACTGGATATGGCGCTGATGCCGCTGGTGGGGTTTGATCGACAGGGCACACGCCTGGGGATGGGGGGCGGGTTTTATGACAGGACCTTTGCCTTTAAACAGCAAAAGCCCAAAGGCAAACCCTATCTGGTGGGATTGGCGCACAGCTGCCAGGAAGAGGAATCACTCGCGACAGCCAGTTGGGATATTCCTTTATTTGCCCTGGCGACCGAGCAGGAATTGATCCTCTGCGCCAGGTGA
- a CDS encoding cell division protein ZapA has product MSNETVVVKILDKEYQVACPREERQALLESAQLLDERMKAIRSTGAVIGLERIAVMAALNLSHELLQARQSGNQGKGANQADLLRLHEKLDRSLANKID; this is encoded by the coding sequence ATGAGCAATGAAACTGTTGTTGTGAAAATCCTCGATAAAGAGTACCAGGTCGCCTGCCCGCGCGAAGAGCGCCAGGCATTGCTGGAATCGGCCCAGTTACTGGATGAACGCATGAAAGCCATTCGCAGCACCGGTGCTGTCATCGGCCTGGAGCGCATTGCGGTGATGGCGGCGCTCAACCTCAGCCACGAACTGCTCCAGGCGCGCCAATCCGGCAACCAGGGCAAGGGAGCCAACCAGGCTGACCTGTTGCGCCTGCACGAAAAACTGGATCGCAGCCTGGCCAACAAAATCGATTAA
- a CDS encoding TIGR02449 family protein, whose amino-acid sequence MSDDLLLSLENKLDKLILLCNRLQQENTELKARESEWQRERQRLIEKNELARSRVEAMITHLRNLDAE is encoded by the coding sequence ATGTCTGATGATTTGCTGTTATCCCTGGAAAACAAGCTGGACAAGCTGATCCTGCTGTGTAACCGCTTGCAGCAGGAAAATACTGAGCTGAAAGCCCGCGAAAGCGAGTGGCAGCGCGAACGCCAGCGCCTGATCGAAAAGAATGAACTGGCGCGCAGCCGCGTTGAAGCCATGATCACCCACCTGCGCAACCTGGATGCCGAATAA
- a CDS encoding UPF0149 family protein has translation MTDRQPQTYSPLSFDDLANLLAPLGTLNSPSELHGLLCGKLAGGAQLTEINWLLEAVEFLDFVSAPDEKVRIALTHLYHNTLQALQGDFNLKLMLPDDDTLLSDRARCLSQWCHGFLTGFGSVELATKRELDEEAQDMLQDFSHIVQIQVDDEEDEPSAEADYMEVVEYVRMATNSLYLEFAPAQSDAADKDLSSANHQTVH, from the coding sequence ATGACCGATCGCCAACCCCAGACTTATTCCCCCCTCAGCTTCGATGACCTGGCCAACCTGCTGGCCCCGCTGGGTACCTTGAACAGCCCCTCGGAATTGCACGGGCTCCTGTGTGGCAAGCTGGCCGGTGGTGCCCAATTGACGGAAATTAACTGGCTGCTGGAGGCGGTGGAGTTCCTCGACTTTGTCTCCGCTCCCGATGAAAAAGTGCGCATTGCCCTGACGCACCTTTATCACAACACCTTGCAGGCATTGCAGGGTGATTTCAATCTCAAACTCATGTTACCGGACGACGACACCCTGCTCAGCGATCGCGCGCGCTGCCTGAGCCAGTGGTGCCATGGTTTCCTGACCGGCTTTGGCAGTGTCGAACTCGCCACCAAGCGCGAGCTGGATGAAGAGGCACAGGATATGCTTCAGGATTTTTCCCACATTGTGCAGATCCAGGTGGATGACGAGGAAGATGAGCCGAGTGCAGAGGCCGATTATATGGAAGTCGTAGAGTATGTGCGCATGGCGACCAACTCGCTCTATCTGGAATTTGCGCCAGCGCAAAGCGATGCGGCCGATAAAGACCTAAGCTCTGCTAACCACCAGACCGTGCATTAA
- the pepP gene encoding Xaa-Pro aminopeptidase — MRITKAEFARRRKQLMALMEPNSIAIVPAAPERQRSRDTEYHYRQDSDFLYLSGFEEPQAVLVLIPGREHGEYVLFVRERNREREIWDGYRAGPEGACSEFEADDAFPIDDIDDILPGLLEGRQRVYYAMGKDADFDKHVMDWVNTIRAKVRSGATPPGEFLDLSHFLNDMRLFKSAAELRVMREAGDISARAHVRAMQACKPGVMEYQLEAEILHEFHMNGARFPAYNSIVGGGKNGCILHYIENSAPLKNGDLVLIDAGCELDYYAADITRTFPVNGKFSPEQKVLYEICLNAQLAAIAVARPGNHWNDPHEETVRVITSGLVEAGLLQGHVDELIQSEAYKEFYMHRAGHWLGMDVHDVGDYKVGGQWRVLEPGMVMTIEPGIYVAPDNERVAKKWRGIGIRIEDDVVITKDGNEVLTSGVPKTVADIEALMAQA; from the coding sequence ATGAGAATTACCAAAGCCGAATTTGCCCGCCGTCGCAAACAACTCATGGCGCTGATGGAGCCCAATTCCATCGCGATAGTCCCGGCCGCGCCCGAGCGCCAGCGCAGCCGCGATACTGAATACCACTATCGGCAGGACAGCGACTTTTTATATTTATCCGGTTTTGAGGAGCCCCAGGCTGTCCTGGTGTTAATTCCCGGGCGCGAGCATGGTGAATATGTCCTGTTTGTACGCGAGCGCAATCGCGAGCGGGAAATCTGGGATGGCTATCGCGCAGGCCCCGAAGGTGCGTGCAGTGAGTTTGAAGCGGACGATGCCTTTCCGATTGATGATATCGACGATATTTTGCCCGGGTTGCTCGAAGGCCGGCAACGTGTCTATTACGCCATGGGGAAGGATGCGGACTTCGATAAGCATGTGATGGATTGGGTCAATACCATTCGCGCCAAGGTGCGTTCGGGAGCAACACCCCCAGGTGAATTCCTCGACCTGAGTCACTTTTTAAATGACATGCGCCTGTTCAAAAGTGCGGCTGAGTTGCGCGTGATGCGCGAAGCGGGCGACATTTCCGCGCGCGCCCATGTGCGTGCGATGCAAGCCTGCAAACCGGGGGTGATGGAATATCAACTCGAAGCGGAAATCCTGCACGAATTCCACATGAACGGTGCGCGCTTTCCCGCCTACAATTCCATTGTCGGCGGTGGTAAAAATGGTTGCATCCTCCACTACATTGAAAACTCGGCGCCCCTGAAAAATGGCGACCTGGTATTGATCGATGCTGGCTGCGAACTGGATTACTACGCGGCGGATATCACGCGCACGTTTCCGGTCAATGGCAAATTCTCGCCCGAGCAAAAAGTCCTGTACGAGATTTGCCTGAATGCGCAGTTGGCCGCTATTGCGGTGGCCAGGCCCGGCAACCATTGGAATGATCCCCACGAGGAAACCGTGCGCGTTATTACCTCTGGCCTGGTTGAGGCAGGATTGCTGCAAGGTCATGTGGACGAGCTGATCCAAAGCGAAGCCTACAAGGAATTCTATATGCACCGCGCAGGCCACTGGCTGGGCATGGATGTGCACGACGTGGGCGATTACAAAGTGGGTGGACAATGGCGAGTGCTCGAACCGGGCATGGTGATGACCATTGAACCGGGTATTTATGTCGCCCCTGATAATGAGCGTGTTGCCAAAAAATGGCGCGGTATCGGTATTCGCATTGAGGATGATGTGGTCATCACCAAAGATGGCAACGAGGTTCTGACCAGCGGCGTTCCCAAAACTGTTGCAGACATTGAAGCATTAATGGCACAAGCCTGA